A window of the Drosophila simulans strain w501 chromosome 2L, Prin_Dsim_3.1, whole genome shotgun sequence genome harbors these coding sequences:
- the LOC6730698 gene encoding ras-related protein Rab-5B encodes MATTPRSGGASGTGTAQRPNGTSQNKSCQFKLVLLGESAVGKSSLVLRFVKGQFHEYQESTIGAAFLTQTICIEDTVVKFEIWDTAGQERYHSLAPMYYRGAQAAIVVYDIQNQDSFQRAKTWVKELHKQASPNIVIALAGNKADLSNIRVVEFDEAKQYAEENGLLFMETSAKTGMNVNDIFLAIAKKLPKNDGANNQGTSIRPTGTETNRPTNNCCK; translated from the exons ATGGCAACCACTCCACGCAGCGGCGGTGCCAGCGGCACTGGAACGGCGCAGCGGCCCAATGGCACCTCGCAGAACAAAAGCTGCCAATTCAAGTTGGTTCTCCTCGGCGAGTCCGCTGTGGGCAAGTCCTCCCTGGTGCTGCGCTTCGTTAAGGGACAGTTCCACGAGTACCAGGAGAGCACGATAGGTGCGGCCTTTCTGACACAGACCATTTGCATAGAGGACACCGTCGTCAAGTTCGAGATCTGGGACACGGCTGGCCAGGAGCG GTACCACAGCTTAGCTCCCATGTATTATCGAGGAGCGCAGGCCGCTATTGTCGTGTATGATATACAGAATCAGGACAGTTTTCAGCGTGCGAAGACCTGGGTCAAGGAACTGCATAAACAA GCCTCACCAAACATTGTCATTGCGCTGGCCGGCAACAAGGCAGATTTGTCAAACATTCGCGTCGTGGAGTTCGATGAGGCGAAGCAATATGCCGAGGAGAATGGGCTGCTGTTCATGGAAACCTCCGCCAAGACGGGCATGAATGTGAACGACATCTTCTTGGCCATTG CCAAGAAACTACCTAAGAACGATGGCGCCAACAATCAGGGAACCAGCATAAGGCCGACTGGAACCGAAACAAATCGACCGACGAACAACTGCTGCAAGTGA
- the LOC6730699 gene encoding streptococcal hemagglutinin, with product MFSPIKKIFTYIQKNASGSNMFSPSGNKAAGQREGTTILTAHDEGERKDQRNLDHKDNQSEPEEQQHQLQVFPHLDDDDDDIERQIKTSIIDASKVHAAKAKALASLPMPLEQLDDELADFAHGPADTELEEQFLELENYPNNEIIVLGDADLNSSIASDAVSEDPLAIDNILDSASVTTNEEVDTSGELLWLKLNNETEMATRSAEVASNNQVSLEPAQPAKPKEDELRDGGSDSGLGSETSALLKDQAEKEAEPEIQKKVETKPIRSNLKRRLEDSESDAIDLVPDMSAPPVAAQKRTKRSINFDEVKVFYFPRQQGFSCVPTAGGCTLGMGARHVGFKTMTLAEHAAELRRAHRSQNQELQPRGSSSDDSEESEEDYLSEGSGSDAEDGSNGFLQPVTPKQRRALLKAAGVRKIDASEKSECRDIRNSREVCGCSCREFCDPETCACSQAGIKCQVDRAMFPCGCTREACGNTVGRVEFNPTRVRTHYIHTVMRLDLEQRQGSVQGVQGGHLQPQQQQQSQQTIGYSPVGTAASTSAYFLQTQSNYSSGYASPAYTPESSVSYYQQQVQQPGVPTAGQLIPQQQQAQSQSYAGYAQLDSLDSGLFASGSNATPSYGELYQSLSYGSTQITSYTAAYQQHSASPAVAVAPGAPSSCAYSSCAVPSVPPYGNATTTASSNVPYQTTAVSMTAASTSASPSRLVGNPVGTATAPPATVSSSPAAASGNEFISLSTPIASSSRLSQINDLLQHNRNTTAALVAVSEGLSGGRTSSSASTIDSIDTPPIVDDGQQRGCMSFEALPPPLVNPAPIVAVVESKLPPMALPAPHAPPSAPQPRQPLEQHHLETSESS from the exons ATGTTCAGtcctataaaaaaaatatttacgtaCATACAAAAAAATGCGAGCGGCTCCAATATGTTTAGCCCATCAGGAAACAAGGCCGCCGGCCAAAGGGAGGGGACCACCATCTTAACTGCCCACGACGAAGGCGAAAGGAAGGATCAGCGGAATCTGGATCACAAGGATAATCAGAGCGaaccggaggagcagcagcatcagctgcAAGTGTTTCCCCACCtggacgatgacgacgacgacatcGAGAGGCAGATCAAGACCTCCATAATTGACGCCAGCAAAGTGCACGCAGCAAAAGCCAAGGCGTTGGCTTCCCTACCCATGCCGCTTGAGCAGCTCGATGATGAACTGGCGGACTTTGCACACGGACCGGCGGACACCGAACTGGAGGAGCAGTTCCTTGAACTGGAGAACTATCCCAATAATGAGATAATCGTGCTGGGCGATGCGGATCTTAACTCCTCAATAGCTTCCGACGCAGTGTCCGAGGATCCACTGGCAATTGACAACATTCTTGACTCCGCGTCAGTCACCACAAACGAGGAGGTCGACACCAGTGGCGAACTCCTTTGGCTGAAGTTGAACAATGAGACGGAAATGGCCACCAGATCAGCGGAGGTGGCGTCCAACAACCAAGTATCATTGGAGCCTGCCCAGCCCGCCAAACCGAAAGAAGATGAGCTCAGAGATGGTGGGTCTGATTCTGGCTTAGGCAGTGAAACCTCCGCGTTACTCAAGGATCAGGCGGAGAAAGAAGCCGAGCCGGAAATCCAGAAAAAGGTGGAAACCAAGCCTATAAGGTCCAACCTTAAACGGAGACTCGAAGATTCGGAAAGCGATGCTATAGATCTGGTGCCCGACATGTCTGCCCCTCCAGTGGCCGCCCAGAAGCGGACTAAGCGCTCCATCAACTTTGACGAAGTGAAGGTGTTCTACTTTCCACGACAACAGGGCTTCAGTTGTGTACCAACGGCGGGTGGATGCACCTTGGGCATGGGTGCAAGGCATGTAGGCTTTAAGACGATGACCCTGGCCGAGCACGCAGCGGAGTTGAGGCGGGCACATCGCAGCCAGAACCAAGAACTCCAGCCTCGGGGTTCCAGCAGCGACGACAGCGAGGAGTCCGAGGAGGATTACCTAAGCGAGGGTAGTGGCTCCGATGCCGAAGACGGTTCCAATGGCTTCCTACAGCCGGTGACGCCCAAGCAGAGAAGGGCACTGCTGAAAGCGGCGGGCGTGCGCAAAATTGATGCCAGCGAGAAGAGCGAATGCCGCGATATCAGAAACTCCAGGGAAGTGTGCGGCTGCTCCTGCAGGGAGTTTTGCGATCCGGAGACTTGTGCCTGCAGCCAGGCGGGCATTAAATGTCAAGTAGATCGAGCCATGTTTCCGTGCGGATGTACTCGCGAAGCTTGCGGCAACACAGTCGGCCGGGTGGAGTTCAATCCCACAAGGGTGCGAACCCACTATATACACACGGTGATGCGGTTGGATCTCGAGCAGCGGCAGGGCTCGGTTCAAGGCGTCCAGGGAGGACATCTtcagccgcaacagcagcaacaatccCAACAGACCATTGGCTATTCCCCGGTGGGAACGGCTGCCTCAACATCCGCGTACTTCCTGCAAACGCAATCGAACTACAGCTCTGGCTACGCTTCACCAGCTTACACACCCGAGAGCAGCGTGAGCTACTATCAacagcaggtgcagcagccAGGAGTGCCCACTGCGGGCCAATTGAtcccccagcagcagcaggcacagAGCCAGAGCTATGCGGGCTACGCCCAATTGGACAGCCTGGACTCTGGACTCTTTGCTAGTGGCTCCAATGCCACGCCCTCGTACGGAGAACTATATCAGTCGCTCAGCTATGGCAGCACTCAG ATCACTTCCTATACGGCCGCCTATCAGCAGCATTCGGCGTCACCCGCTGTCGCTGTCGCCCCCGGAGCACCCAGTTCGTGCGCGTATAGCTCCTGTGCGGTGCCTTCGGTGCCGCCGTACGGAAATGCaaccaccaccgcctccagCAACGTTCCCTACCAGACCACCGCTGTCTCCATGACCGCAGCCTCCACCTCCGCCTCGCCGTCACGACTTGTGGGCAATCCAGTTGGTACAGCCACAGCCCCGCCAGCCACTGTGTCATCTTCCCCTGCAGCCGCCAGTGGCAATGAATTTATCAGTTTGAGCACACCGATCGCCAGTTCCTCGCGCCTCTCACAGATTAACGATCTGCTGCAGCACAACCGCAACACCACAGCCGCATTAGTGGCCGTCTCCGAAGGATTGAGCGGTGGAAGGACCTCGTCCAGTGCATCCACCATCGACTCTATCGATACACCGCCCATTGTCGACGACGGGCAGCAGCGAGGATGCATGAGTTTCGAGGCGTTGCCCCCGCCGCTCGTGAATCCAGCTCCCATTGTCGCCGTGGTGGAGAGCAAGCTGCCACCGATGGCATTGCCGGCTCCACATGCTCCTCCATCAGCCCCTCAGCCACGCCAGCCGCTGGAACAGCATCATCTAGAAACAAGCGAGTCCTCCTAG
- the LOC6730700 gene encoding trans-1,2-dihydrobenzene-1,2-diol dehydrogenase isoform X1: protein MQSQANLNWGIAAAGRITQDFVTALGTVEKSRHVVVAVADVDGQRAQQFAQRNQIPRHYDGFDALALDREVDVVYVGTLNPFHYAVVHLMLARGKNVLCETPMSLSVEQAKELYTLAEQRGVFLMEGMWSRFFPSYDRLRELLNNDVIGEVTQVKVQHGFRLAHMERVCNRSLGGSILMDIGIYALQLGQFVFGVSPVKILPSGTQLNKERVDVQIEFMLDYGDGRRLVALVTGLENLENDAVITGTKGEIKLSNYWCCTQLSRSNAPPESWPLPRAKFDFHYTNTCGLRYEAEEVRRCIEKRLLESPKFTHAESLELAAIADEIRRQIGVVYDV from the exons ATGCAGAGCCAGGCGAATCTGAACTGGGGCATCGCGGCAGCGGGCAGGATAACGCAGGACTTTGTAACCGCCCTGGGAACCGTGGAGAAGTCCCGTCACGTAGTGGTGGCCGTGGCCGATGTGGATGGCCAGCGGGCGCAGCAGTTCGCCCAGAGGAATCAAATACCCAGGCACTACGATGGCTTCGATGCACTGGCTCTGGATCGAGAGGTGGATGTGGTGTATGTGGGCACCCTCAATCCATTCCACTACGCTGTCGTCCATCTCATGTTGGCGAGGGGTAAAAACGTGCTCTGTGAGACTCCCATGTCCTTGAGCGTGGAGCAGGCCAAGGAGCTGTACACCTTGGCCGAGCAGCGTGGAGTGTTCCTCATGGAGG GCATGTGGTCACGCTTCTTTCCCAGCTACGATCGTCTAAGGGAACTCCTGAACAACGACGTCATTGGGGAGGTGACCCAGGTGAAGGTACAGCACGGCTTTCGCCTGGCCCACATGGAACGGGTGTGCAACCGATCTCTGGGCGGGTCGATCCTCATGGACATCGGCATCTACGCCCTGCAGCTGGGTCAGTTCGTTTTCGGTGTATCTCCCGTCAAGATCCTGCCCAGCGGAACGCAGCTCAACAAGGAACGCGTGGATGTTCAGATCGAGTTCATGCTGGACTATGGCGATGGTCGCCGACTGGTGGCTCTGGTAACCGGACTGGAGAATCTGGAAAACGATGCCGTCATCACGGGCACCAAAGGCGAGATTAAG CTGTCCAACTACTGGTGCTGCACCCAGCTGAGCCGCTCGAATGCTCCTCCCGAATCCTGGCCTCTGCCACGGGCCAAGTTTGATTTCCACTACACGAACACCTGCGGACTGAGGTACGAGGCGGAGGAAGTGCGTCGCTGCATAGAGAAACGCCTGCTCGAGAGTCCCAAATTCACGCACGCCGAAAGTCTGGAGCTAGCAGCCATTGCGGATGAGATCCGACGGCAAATCGGTGTGGTATATGATGTGTGA
- the LOC6730700 gene encoding trans-1,2-dihydrobenzene-1,2-diol dehydrogenase isoform X2, with product MQSQANLNWGIAAAGRITQDFVTALGTVEKSRHVVVAVADVDGQRAQQFAQRNQIPRHYDGFDALALDREVDVVYVGTLNPFHYAVVHLMLARGKNVLCETPMSLSVEQAKELYTLAEQRGVFLMEGMWSRFFPSYDRLRELLNNDVIGEVTQVKVQHGFRLAHMERVCNRSLGGSILMDIGIYALQLGQFVFGVSPVKILPSGTQLNKERVDVQIEFMLDYGDGRRLVALVTGLENLENDAVITGTKGEIKLYCVSLPAVQLLVLHPAEPLECSSRILASATGQV from the exons ATGCAGAGCCAGGCGAATCTGAACTGGGGCATCGCGGCAGCGGGCAGGATAACGCAGGACTTTGTAACCGCCCTGGGAACCGTGGAGAAGTCCCGTCACGTAGTGGTGGCCGTGGCCGATGTGGATGGCCAGCGGGCGCAGCAGTTCGCCCAGAGGAATCAAATACCCAGGCACTACGATGGCTTCGATGCACTGGCTCTGGATCGAGAGGTGGATGTGGTGTATGTGGGCACCCTCAATCCATTCCACTACGCTGTCGTCCATCTCATGTTGGCGAGGGGTAAAAACGTGCTCTGTGAGACTCCCATGTCCTTGAGCGTGGAGCAGGCCAAGGAGCTGTACACCTTGGCCGAGCAGCGTGGAGTGTTCCTCATGGAGG GCATGTGGTCACGCTTCTTTCCCAGCTACGATCGTCTAAGGGAACTCCTGAACAACGACGTCATTGGGGAGGTGACCCAGGTGAAGGTACAGCACGGCTTTCGCCTGGCCCACATGGAACGGGTGTGCAACCGATCTCTGGGCGGGTCGATCCTCATGGACATCGGCATCTACGCCCTGCAGCTGGGTCAGTTCGTTTTCGGTGTATCTCCCGTCAAGATCCTGCCCAGCGGAACGCAGCTCAACAAGGAACGCGTGGATGTTCAGATCGAGTTCATGCTGGACTATGGCGATGGTCGCCGACTGGTGGCTCTGGTAACCGGACTGGAGAATCTGGAAAACGATGCCGTCATCACGGGCACCAAAGGCGAGATTAAG CTCTACTGTGTATCTCTTCCAGCTGTCCAACTACTGGTGCTGCACCCAGCTGAGCCGCTCGAATGCTCCTCCCGAATCCTGGCCTCTGCCACGGGCCAAGTTTGA
- the LOC6730701 gene encoding trans-1,2-dihydrobenzene-1,2-diol dehydrogenase produces MSKLIRWGIASAGKISEDFVIALSTLPSSDHKVQAVAARALDRAQEFATKHGIPKALGSYDELAKSTDVDVVYIGTLNPQHYEVALLMLNNGKHVLCEKPLAMNKKQVEGILAAAKANKRFFMEAVWSRFFPSYQRVKELISSGQLGQVKDVEVNFGFPLAHVDRLQKRDLGGGVVYDLGIYTIQVSQWAFQEKPEKIESKGTLNAEGIDDDVSATLTYSGGRTARMRFSSKEKLANTAVIKGTKGQVTLIDFWTPNKLIDIDGQVKEWLPPKGKYATNYDNSEAMRYEAEAVRQSIIAGDVENKNVTYADSLLFAEIEDTIRKQIGVLNKYDEQ; encoded by the exons ATGTCGAAACTAATCCGTTGGGGAATCGCTTCTGCCGGCAAGATCAGCGAGGACTTCGTCATCGCGCTCAGCACCCTGCCCTCCAGCGACCACAAGGTCCAGGCTGTAGCCGCCCGAGCTCTTGATCGCGCCCAGGAGTTCGCCACCAAGCACGGCATTCCCAAGGCCCTCGGAAGCTACGAcgagctggccaagagcaCCGATGTCG ATGTGGTCTACATTGGCACCCTGAATCCCCAGCACTACGAGGTCGCCTTGCTGATGCTGAACAATGGCAAGCACGTTCTCTGCGAGAAGCCGCTGGCCATGAACAAGAAGCAGGTGGAGGGCATCCTGGCCGCTGCCAAGGCAAACAAGCGCTTCTTCATGGAGGCCGTGTGGTCGCGATTCTTCCCCTCGTACCAGCGCGTTAAGGAGCTCATCTCCAGCGGACAGCTGGGCCAAGTCAAGGATGTGGAGGTCAACTTTGGCTTCCCTCTGGCCCATGTGGATCGCTTGCA GAAACGCGATCTGGGAGGCGGTGTGGTCTACGATCTGGGTATTTACACCATCCAGGTCTCGCAGTGGGCATTCCAGGAGAAGCCGGAGAAGATCGAGTCCAAGGGAACCCTGAACGCCGAGGGCATCGACGATGATGTGAGTGCCACCTTGACCTACAGTGGTGGGCGCACTGCTCGCATGCGCTTCTCCTCCAAGGAGAAGCTTGCCAACACCGCCGTGATCAAGGGCACCAAAGGACAAGTTACA CTGATTGACTTCTGGACGCCCAACAAGCTCATCGACATCGATGGCCAGGTGAAGGAGTGGCTGCCTCCAAAGGGCAAATACGCGACCAACTACGACAACTCCGAAGCCATGCGCTATGAGGCGGAGGCAGTGCGTCAGTCCATCATTGCCGGCGATGTGGAGAACAAGAACGTCACCTACGCCGACAGTCTGCTCTTCGCCGAGATCGAGGACACCATCCGCAAGCAGATCGGTGTGCTGAACAAGTACGATGAGCAGTAA
- the LOC6730702 gene encoding uncharacterized protein LOC6730702 — translation MLRKLLFNTQAVLKQKPNLHHIRHLATPKILQLEQIHIDEAIKIEPTLSVFSPEIWRRAHQTFQNHGLETVNFLRIVTGNPAILKRTPDKIISSLEIWRACQFGENLLHLLLTKYPELLDVSDSHQLLSHIGFLKSRVSTSKNVWKCLMNSPDLVAQSEVCVEEKLNFIIDVMRIEVPELVKSAALTLTFEELRCRHQFLLRLGLFKPRPPKADPNEPTTNPKLYQITDTSEKSFATKICHVTLPEYETFKDLYAKELEQKSRRKEEDELSDEDD, via the exons ATGCTGCGAAAACTATTATTTAACACTCAAGCtgtattaaaacaaaagccaaac TTACATCACATAAGGCACTTGGCAACGCCCAAGATATTGCAGCTTGAACAAATTCACATCGATGAAGCCATCAAAATAGAACCCACGTTATCTGTATTCTCACCTGAAATCTGGCGAAGGGCCCATCAAACTTTTCAAAACCACGGTTTGGAAACAGTGAATTTCCTTAGAATAGTTACCGGTAACCCCGCGATTCTGAAAAGAACGCCGGACAAAATAATAAGCAGCCTGGAAATCTGGAGAGCCTGTCAATTCGGAGAGAATCTACTGCACCTGCTCCTTACAAAGTACCCCGAGTTACTGGACGTAAGCGACTCCCACCAGTTACTTTCCCACATCGGCTTTCTTAAAAGTCGCGTCTCCACCAGCAAAAATGTGTGGAAGTGTTTGATGAACAGTCCGGATTTGGTAGCACAATCCGAGGTATGTGTTGAGGAGAAACTGAACTTCATCATAGACGTGATGCGCATTGAGGTGCCGGAGTTGGTTAAATCAGCAGCCCTCACATTGACCTTCGAGGAGCTGCGTTGTCGCCACCAGTTTTTGCTTCGTTTGGGCCTCTTTAAGCCACGACCTCCAAAAGCCGATCCAAATGAGCCGACTACGAACCCCAAACTCTATCAGATTACGGACACTTCCGAGAAGAGTTTTGCCACAAAGATTTGCCACGTCACCCTGCCGGAATACGAAACCTTCAAGGATCTCTACGCCAAGGAACTGGAGCAAAAGTCTAGAAGAAAGGAGGAGGATGAGCTTAGTGATGAAGATGACTAA
- the LOC6730703 gene encoding RNA polymerase II degradation factor 1, translating to MPLNDVAPAGGGAYPENGTKHKVSGMWKPDSSAGSNSGSGSAGLSLFSLQGQKWQQVFDMEKVIKQLRTAEKTYLRGGKNSSAGGDQQAKVQVQRLQSADMAYYDLAPKLASRDIVLCSSCSGCYTKAGFQHHIALQHPSVWEATSSKVNPNPNGTTISSDSRLTATEISQEGGAIVPSSPTDTLSASTLSSCSNGSSSSASLQHPAAAGSSSTTSSSSSSRHKSSSSKSSSSSSSKGSSSTSAGSRSRSKSSKNRHHSSPAPALLESNHKESKGSKKSSAIAAPPVVAAVVKEEPPSVGAAPAAITVFSSSSNSSCSLPPTPTLAAASSEVAMGVNYSPAQLQTDAEKLPELQPKKKLKGSSDHRIKADKEKNKDKSLVNSYEQQQVLSELDQAVSSITGAVSAEQVAPDEEELPLPNTSDENSISQTLDEMLDSKLINEILNNFDESALDTSQQQSQQQAQNGALSHPAQATKRLRFEDGTIGEDYAVYQQQAVQQVYGEEEHQQELTTIDAMQLQQLIYQQQQMLEQQQLQEQQQQQQQDQKLQDHEQQRQFSVYNVPSLTDEAMVNPQQQQLEEHMILPSIIYEITESNPVSMLEQKVLAEFLTNAGYENVDVNVVQSGGIQTNLGSGTEANQLADELSDFEFSKLETVSDTVKTVKLEAKAASQPPTTNPQINHHPSLANAKYHEDSYFNVMLYSGAPRPLAMNTFGMVKLPQGLGVTFRKNLLTTRKANNNLLSLSGGSHLGVVGQLARTPPPPSPALSNGLPGKNPASGRTIYAQRSNVIAQDRLRCNKRALVGGKAGGGSSGSPGVMTAKRLNELLMGKVKKEEKPPPDSEDGGEQPTKDKEREKEEDNKLTFSFYEKRRRLLAGKLEQLQPLGRPSFTLPLQSNHNASQSQSHSPQQLLKKQLLRTLSDSSSNMNISNMNNISNLNSSNTPSANSNPPWKGNSSNPGGNSTPTSSDLMRVFV from the exons ATGCCCCTGAACGATGTGGCCCCCGCCGGTGGTGGAGCTTATCCGGAAAATGGAACCAAGCACAAGGTGTCGGGAATGTGGAAGCCGGACTCGTCGGCCGGCTCCAATTCCGGCTCGGGATCGGCGGGACTATCCCTGTTTAGCCTGCAGGGCCAAAAGTGGCAGCAGGTCTTCGACATGGAAAAGGTCATCAAGCAACTGCGAACGGCTGAGAAGACGTATCTGCGTGGTGGAAAGAACTCCTCCGCCGGCGGAGATCAACAGGCGAAGGTGCAGGTCCAGCGTCTGCAATCGGCGGACATGGCCTACTACGATCTGGCGCCGAAGCTGGCCAGCCGCGATATAGTACTCTGTAGTTCCTGCTCGGGATGTTACACGAAGGCAGGTTTTCAGCACCACATTGCGCTGCAGCATCCTAGCGTCTGGGAGGCCACATCCAGCAAGGtgaatcccaatcccaatggGACAACCATATCCAGCGACTCTCGTCTCACTGCCACGGAGATAAGCCAGGAGGGCGGGGCTATTGTGCCAAGTTCGCCCACGGACACACTTTCGGCCTCGACGCTCTCCAGCTGCTCGAACGGGTCCAGCAGCTCGGCTTCACTGCAGCATCCGGCTGCTGCGGGTTCATCCAGCACCACCTCGTCCTCGTCTTCGTCGCGTcacaagagcagcagcagcaaaagtaGCAGTTCCTCCTCGTCTaagggcagcagcagcacttccGCCGGAAGTAGGTCGCGTTCCAAGTCGTCAAAGAACCGCCACCACTCCTCGCCAGCTCCGGCCCTGCTGGAGTCCAATCACAAGGAGTCCAAGGGATCGAAGAAGAGTTCGGCCATAGCCGCTCCTCCCGTcgtcgctgctgttgttaaggaggagccaccatcTGTGGGTGCTGCTCCGGCTGCCATAACCGtgttctcctcctccagcaACTCATCCTGCAGCTTACCGCCCACTCCCACGTTAGCAGCGGCATCCAGCGAGGTGGCGATGGGGGTCAACTATTCACCTGCCCAGCTTCAGACGGATGCGGAAAAGCTGCCTGAGCTGCAGCCAAAGAAAAAG TTGAAGGGCTCCAGCGATCATCGAATAAAAGCGGATAAGGAAAAGAACAAAGATAAGTCTCTGGTGAATTCCtacgagcagcagcaagtgctCAGTGAGCTGGACCAGGCAGTGTCTTCCATCACGGGAGCGGTTTCCGCCGAGCAGGTGGCGCCCGATGAGGAAGAACTGCCCTTGCCCAACACCTCCGACGAGAACTCCATTTCGCAGACGCTCGACGAAATGCTGGACAGCAAGCTTATCAACGAGATTCTGAATAACTTCGATGAGAGCGCTCTGGACACATCGCAACAGCAGTCACAGCAGCAAGCGCAGAATGGAGCTCTATCGCATCCCGCACAGGCCACCAAAAGGCTGCGCTTTGAGGACGGAACCATTGGCGAGGATTACGCCGTCTACCAGCAGCAAGCGGTTCAGCAGGTTTATGGGGAGGAAGAGCATCAGCAGGAGCTGACCACCATCGATGCcatgcagttgcagcagctgatctaccaacagcagcagatgctcgagcaacagcagctgcaagagcagcaacaacagcagcagcaggatcagaAGCTTCAGGATCACGAGCAGCAGCGCCAGTTCAGCGTCTACAACGTACCGTCCCTGACGGATGAGGCAATGGTCAatccacagcaacagcagctggaggagcacatGATCCTGCCCAGTATTATATACGAGATCACCGAGTCGAATCCCGTTTCCATGCTGGAGCAGAAGGTCTTAGCGGAATTCCTAACCAACGCGGGCTACGAAAACGTGGACGTGAATGTCGTGCAATCGGGCGGCATACAAACCAACTTGGGTTCTGGAACGGAGGCAAACCAACTGGCGGATGAACTGAGCGACTTTGAGTTCAGTAAACTGGAGACTGTTAGCGACACCGTAAAGACTGTTAAGCTGGAGGCCAAGGccgccagccagccacccaCAACAAATCCTCAAATCAATCATCATCCATCGCTGGCCAATGCCAAATACCACGAGGACAGCTACTTTAACGTGATGTTGTACTCCGGAGCGCCTCGTCCCTTGGCCATGAACACGTTTGGTATGGTGAAGTTGCCCCAGGGCCTGGGAGTCACCTTCCGCAAGAACCTGCTGACCACGCGGAAGGCGAACAACAATTTGCTATCCCTGTCGGGTGGTAGTCATCTGGGCGTGGTCGGTCAGCTGGCCCGCACACCGCCGCCACCCTCGCCAGCGTTAAGCAACGGTTTGCCGGGTAAGAATCCCGCTTCGGGAAGAACCATTTACGCTCAGCGATCGAATGTCATTGCACAAGATCGATTGAGGTGCAATAAGAGGGCGCTGGTAGGAGGAAAAGCTGGTGGTGGATCAAGCGGATCGCCGGGCGTCATGACGGCCAAGCGTTTGAATGAGCTGCTAATGGGAAAGGTGAAGAAGGAGGAGAAGCCACCACCGGATAGCGAGGATGGCGGCGAGCAGCCGACGAAGGACAAGGAACGCGAGAAGGAGGAGGACAACAAGCTGACCTTCAGTTTCTACGAGAAACGCCGCCGACTGCTGGCCGGCAAGCTGGAGCAGTTGCAGCCCCTCGGCCGCCCCAGCTTCACCCTGCCGCTCCAGAGCAACCACAACGCCAGCCAAAGTCAGAGCCACTCGCCGCAGCAGCTCCTCAAGAAGCAGCTGCTGCGCACCTTGtccgacagcagcagcaacatgaacatcagcaacatgaacaacatcagcaatctgaacagcagcaacactccCAGCGCCAACAGCAATCCTCCCTGGAAGGGGAACAGTTCCAATCCGGGAGGCAACTCCACTCCAACCAGCAGCGACTTGATGCGCGTCTTCGTCTGA